One genomic window of Actinoalloteichus hoggarensis includes the following:
- a CDS encoding type I polyketide synthase → MLDDASIIGISSLDTPSPRLVSAVSRAGGVGVLDLGVGGEAARAALARARDWAAGPWGVRVSSETAVDAAMLVGVDLVLADLAALDRLPDGGRSPRLLVEVTDAAEARRAARSGAQGLVLRGNEAGGRAGELSSFVLLQRLLDEADLRLPLWVCGGIGPRTAAAVITAGAAGVVLDVQLALLAEAETSAAVAARLRRLDGSESVYRAGHRFLPAPTVPGAGRNAVVPGPHRSDAVAAAHAAASRALDVPATDPGFDASMAYAAMNGASSAVRPVADDPAAGGSAVTESAATPQAAGTAANGPVGDPSSPGSLATDSRPDTVPASRPAVPPPGSLPIGQDGGLAAVFAERYGDVGTAVRAMRAAATEAAVEPAPARVASADGVFGTRLPIAQGPMTRVSDQAGFAAAVADHGALPFVALALADRERARDLLTRTGKALGDRPWGVGVLGFVPDEVRDAQFDVIREIGPTHAIIAGGRPSQAAALEAAGVRTFVHVPAPTLLTQYLGRGLRRFVFEGAECGGHIGPRNSLPLWEAQVGVLLDRIRAGAVRAADLAVLFAGGVHDARSAAMVAALAAPLTELGVEVGVVMGTAYLCTEEAVTSGAVTELFQEQVLAAERTELLESAPGHVTRALATPFAAEFAAVRARLSAEGMPDRQIWAELEELNVGRLRIAAKSVRRTAEGLVAVDTEEQLRDGLFMAGQAAVLRRESTTMAALHEAVTGGAAALRRERAAALAARAAQSRAGRTEAARPLDVAVVGMGCVFPDAPDLDRFWANLLEGRDSVVEVPDDRWDPALFHRTDAVAGDGGSVSKWGGFLPPVPFDAIRHGIPPAALACIDPAQLLALTVAEAALADAFGDRDFDRANTSVVFGVQAGGDLGSALAVRSLLPAYLADVPAELDAALPRLTGDSFPGALANIVSGRIANRLDLGGMNYTVDAACASSLAALDVACKELVEGTSDVVLCGGVDVHNGIADYLLFTSVGALSPTGRCRSFDSSADGIVLGEGAACVVLKRLDDARRDGDRVYAVIKGVGSASDGRALGLTAPRADGQERALRRAYTRAGTSPAEVGMVEAHGTGTVAGDAAELTSLTSVFTSAGARVGGTALGSVKSQIGHTKCAAGLAGLIKTAMALHTGVLPPTLHVRSPNVAYDPETSPFTLSGRARPWLTPAAERVGAVSASGFGGINFHAVLRADPLGPPPASGRADWPAELFLLHAADDAGLHRAVARLRGHLEVNDRAGRPWSLRDLAATVAAWQDERDLPVGLALVASDLDELAVLTARAAAGEDDPAAGLFRAEELGRTGPPPEVALLFPGQGSQRPGMLAALLIAFPELRRHLAGVPGGADVVYPPTPWSGDAERAQRAAVTETTVAQQALGGIGLVVAELLNRVGVVPAMLAGHSYGELVALCVAGVLGPDDLVTVTGLRADAVSAAARDVPGAMAAVSAGPEETAAVLDAADLAGQVVVANHNAPAQTVVSGPAEAIKTAVTALRAAGLGARRLPVACAFHSPLMARASRDFADALADRRFGRAGLPVWSNRTAGRYPEDPTEVGAELAAHLTAPVRFVDQIEAMYEAGARVFVEAGPGTVLTRLTTAVLGDRPHLAASGEDAGPGLGGFLDLLARLAVAGVPVRAAGLTAGRGARVITPTAALREIPTAGRAVAPHLRTLVGPGARTTGDVPPPRPGWAVDGRSVRTFEGAHLPDGLRPARRIQEDVITIHRDPAPRGDAERLVTDFLRSSREMLAAQRDVLMAYFGADSSAPAPSPPSLEPADVRAVEAAAARSRVDGAADTAGIARTSASADHAVPAAVADDDSARSTIDIPALVLTVISERTGYPVDLIDPDLDLEADFSIDSIKRTEIAGELIARVGLDVDTMPAADVDELTKARTTVAIADWLTRRRDAGAAPRDGRPDAESRSTVPPERTVPAAVRLGAGSPAGHESGRSDRPAVDSAATGAGPGAGLVPADLVDLRPVGRGQAPGTVTNAAESDVTPAAAPDSTAAAAPVVPPVGAGLPPAPTHLEQRPARTAPDSGDAPGLASERDADRRPAAASPGREPVRHVWGAVELASLAEIAPQALAGTRFAVFGAPSPIRTELHGLLERHGCSVFLGTAGGRLPDDEPPADGVIRLDAVDVGDPVLPDLFGPVKAALIRPPKWFAVLSHADVDDRAATVNAAGLRGLMRTVAREYPETVVRLIEFAPAADAASVSASVVTELLGERRTDPPVVRLDGEVRRARLPIRADLGLVATTGAGPGADARQEARLLGLDDDAVLLVVGGGRGITARSATSLAAGGARVHLAGRTAPPTAPEPLATAGVADLAGLRAALASAGGFGSPAEVDAAARAVLARREIDATLAELRRCSAEVAYHQLDVLDPESVHQLVKELYTRHGRIDGVVFGAGTIEDRLLAQTDGAAFRRVYDTKVSGASALLSALATLPTAPSFVVLFGSISAVLGNRGQAAYAAGNDALEALGNAYAVRTGARTITVHWGPWAPDGVHRGMVSDELGREFARQGLDMIDPAAGVDALTRELLWGDPTARSVLYAPQGWVNP, encoded by the coding sequence GTGCTCGACGACGCATCGATCATCGGGATCTCCTCACTCGACACGCCCAGCCCGCGACTGGTGAGCGCGGTGAGCCGGGCCGGGGGCGTCGGAGTGCTCGACCTCGGTGTCGGAGGCGAGGCGGCACGGGCGGCGCTGGCCAGGGCCCGCGACTGGGCCGCCGGGCCGTGGGGCGTCCGGGTCTCCTCGGAGACGGCGGTGGACGCCGCGATGCTCGTCGGCGTCGACCTGGTGCTCGCCGACCTCGCGGCACTCGACCGGCTCCCCGACGGTGGGCGCTCGCCGAGGCTGCTCGTCGAGGTCACCGACGCCGCCGAGGCCCGACGGGCGGCCCGGTCGGGTGCGCAGGGGCTCGTGCTGCGCGGCAACGAGGCAGGCGGCCGAGCGGGTGAGCTGAGCTCCTTCGTCCTGTTGCAACGGCTGCTCGACGAAGCGGATCTCCGCCTGCCGCTGTGGGTCTGCGGTGGGATCGGCCCGCGTACCGCCGCCGCCGTCATCACCGCAGGCGCCGCCGGTGTGGTGCTGGACGTCCAGTTGGCCCTGCTGGCCGAGGCCGAGACGTCGGCGGCCGTCGCCGCGCGACTGCGGCGGCTGGACGGCTCCGAGTCGGTGTACCGCGCGGGCCACCGCTTCCTGCCCGCTCCGACCGTGCCGGGGGCGGGTCGAAACGCCGTCGTCCCCGGTCCCCACCGCTCCGACGCGGTGGCCGCCGCCCACGCCGCCGCGAGCCGCGCCCTCGATGTGCCGGCGACCGATCCCGGCTTCGACGCCTCGATGGCGTACGCGGCGATGAACGGCGCGTCGTCGGCGGTCCGCCCGGTGGCAGACGACCCGGCGGCAGGCGGCTCGGCGGTGACCGAGTCGGCGGCGACCCCGCAGGCGGCAGGCACGGCGGCGAACGGCCCGGTGGGAGACCCGTCGTCTCCCGGCTCCCTCGCGACCGACTCCCGACCCGACACCGTGCCCGCGTCGCGGCCTGCCGTGCCGCCGCCGGGCTCGCTGCCGATCGGGCAGGACGGCGGCCTGGCCGCGGTGTTCGCCGAGCGCTATGGCGACGTCGGCACCGCGGTGCGCGCGATGCGTGCCGCGGCGACCGAGGCCGCCGTCGAGCCCGCGCCCGCCCGAGTCGCCTCGGCGGACGGGGTCTTCGGCACTCGACTGCCGATCGCGCAGGGGCCGATGACCAGGGTCAGCGATCAGGCGGGCTTCGCCGCCGCGGTCGCGGACCACGGCGCCCTGCCTTTCGTGGCCTTGGCACTGGCCGACCGCGAGCGGGCTCGAGACCTGCTGACGCGGACCGGGAAGGCCCTCGGCGACCGGCCCTGGGGCGTCGGCGTGCTGGGATTCGTCCCCGACGAGGTCCGCGACGCCCAGTTCGACGTCATCCGGGAGATCGGCCCGACTCACGCGATCATCGCGGGCGGCAGGCCCTCGCAGGCCGCCGCGCTGGAGGCGGCGGGAGTGCGCACCTTCGTGCACGTGCCCGCGCCGACCCTGCTGACACAGTATCTCGGGCGCGGCCTGCGCCGGTTCGTCTTCGAGGGCGCCGAGTGCGGCGGACACATCGGGCCGCGCAACAGTCTCCCGCTGTGGGAGGCCCAGGTCGGCGTGCTGCTCGACCGAATCCGCGCGGGCGCGGTCCGGGCCGCGGATCTCGCGGTGCTCTTCGCGGGCGGGGTGCACGACGCCCGGTCCGCGGCCATGGTGGCCGCGCTGGCGGCCCCGCTGACCGAGCTCGGCGTCGAGGTCGGCGTGGTGATGGGTACGGCGTACCTGTGCACCGAGGAGGCGGTGACCAGCGGCGCCGTCACCGAGCTCTTCCAGGAGCAGGTGCTCGCGGCCGAGCGCACCGAACTGCTGGAGTCCGCCCCCGGCCACGTGACCCGCGCGCTGGCCACGCCCTTCGCCGCCGAGTTCGCGGCGGTGCGGGCACGGCTCAGCGCCGAGGGCATGCCCGACCGGCAGATCTGGGCGGAGCTGGAGGAGCTCAACGTCGGTCGGCTGCGCATCGCCGCCAAGAGCGTCCGCCGGACGGCCGAGGGCCTGGTCGCCGTCGACACCGAGGAGCAGCTTCGCGACGGCCTGTTCATGGCGGGTCAGGCCGCCGTCCTGCGCCGCGAGTCGACGACGATGGCCGCGTTGCACGAGGCGGTGACCGGCGGCGCCGCCGCGCTTCGCCGAGAACGCGCCGCGGCGCTCGCCGCCCGGGCCGCCCAGTCCCGAGCCGGCCGAACCGAGGCCGCCCGGCCGCTGGACGTCGCCGTCGTCGGCATGGGCTGCGTCTTCCCCGACGCTCCCGACCTCGACCGGTTCTGGGCCAACCTGCTCGAGGGCCGGGACTCCGTCGTCGAGGTGCCCGACGATCGCTGGGACCCGGCGTTGTTCCACCGGACCGACGCCGTCGCGGGTGACGGCGGCTCGGTCTCCAAATGGGGCGGCTTCCTCCCGCCGGTCCCGTTCGACGCCATCCGCCACGGCATCCCGCCCGCGGCCCTGGCCTGTATCGACCCCGCTCAGCTGTTGGCCTTGACGGTCGCCGAGGCCGCGCTGGCCGACGCCTTCGGCGACCGGGACTTCGATCGGGCGAACACCTCGGTGGTCTTCGGCGTCCAGGCGGGCGGTGATCTCGGCAGCGCGCTCGCCGTGCGTTCGCTGCTGCCCGCCTATCTCGCCGACGTGCCCGCCGAACTCGACGCCGCGCTGCCCCGCCTCACCGGCGACTCGTTCCCCGGCGCGCTGGCCAACATCGTCTCCGGTCGCATCGCCAACCGCCTGGACCTCGGCGGGATGAACTACACCGTCGACGCCGCGTGCGCCTCCTCGCTGGCCGCGCTCGACGTCGCCTGCAAGGAACTCGTCGAGGGCACCAGCGACGTCGTGCTGTGCGGCGGGGTCGACGTGCACAACGGCATCGCCGACTACCTGCTGTTCACCTCGGTGGGCGCGCTGTCGCCGACCGGTCGATGCCGGTCCTTCGACAGCTCCGCGGACGGCATCGTGCTCGGGGAGGGCGCTGCCTGCGTCGTGCTCAAGCGCCTGGACGACGCCCGCCGCGACGGCGACCGGGTCTACGCCGTGATCAAGGGCGTCGGCAGCGCGAGTGACGGCCGCGCCCTCGGGCTGACGGCGCCGCGGGCGGACGGCCAGGAACGGGCGCTGCGTCGGGCTTACACCCGGGCCGGGACGTCCCCCGCCGAGGTCGGCATGGTCGAGGCCCACGGCACCGGCACCGTGGCGGGCGACGCGGCGGAACTGACGTCGTTGACCTCGGTGTTCACCTCGGCGGGCGCACGAGTGGGCGGCACCGCGCTCGGATCGGTGAAGTCGCAGATCGGCCACACCAAGTGCGCGGCCGGGCTCGCGGGCCTGATCAAGACGGCGATGGCCCTGCATACCGGAGTGCTGCCGCCGACCCTGCACGTGCGAAGCCCCAACGTCGCCTACGACCCCGAGACCAGTCCCTTCACCCTGAGCGGCCGGGCACGGCCCTGGCTCACCCCGGCCGCGGAACGGGTGGGCGCGGTCAGCGCCTCGGGCTTCGGCGGGATCAACTTCCACGCCGTCCTGCGGGCCGACCCGCTCGGTCCGCCGCCCGCCTCGGGCCGCGCCGACTGGCCCGCCGAGCTGTTCCTCCTTCACGCCGCGGACGACGCCGGGCTGCACCGCGCAGTGGCACGACTGCGCGGGCATCTGGAGGTCAACGACCGGGCGGGCAGGCCGTGGAGCCTGCGCGACCTCGCGGCCACCGTCGCGGCCTGGCAGGACGAGCGGGACCTGCCGGTGGGGCTGGCCCTGGTGGCCTCGGACCTCGACGAGCTGGCCGTGCTGACGGCACGCGCCGCGGCGGGCGAGGACGACCCGGCCGCGGGACTGTTCCGGGCCGAGGAACTCGGGCGCACCGGCCCGCCCCCGGAGGTGGCCCTGCTGTTCCCCGGGCAGGGCAGTCAGCGGCCGGGAATGCTGGCCGCGCTGCTCATCGCCTTTCCCGAACTGCGCCGCCATCTGGCGGGAGTGCCGGGCGGCGCCGACGTCGTCTACCCGCCCACGCCCTGGTCGGGGGACGCCGAGCGGGCCCAGCGCGCCGCCGTCACCGAGACGACCGTGGCACAGCAGGCCCTCGGCGGCATCGGACTGGTCGTCGCCGAACTGCTGAACCGGGTCGGCGTCGTCCCGGCGATGCTCGCGGGCCACAGCTACGGCGAACTGGTGGCGTTGTGTGTCGCAGGAGTACTCGGCCCGGACGACCTCGTCACGGTGACCGGACTGCGCGCCGACGCGGTGTCCGCCGCCGCCCGCGACGTCCCGGGGGCGATGGCGGCGGTCTCGGCGGGGCCCGAGGAGACCGCCGCGGTGCTCGACGCCGCCGATCTCGCCGGGCAGGTCGTCGTGGCCAATCACAACGCCCCGGCCCAGACCGTCGTCTCCGGTCCCGCCGAGGCGATCAAGACGGCCGTCACCGCCTTGCGCGCCGCCGGGCTCGGTGCCCGTCGTCTCCCGGTCGCGTGCGCGTTCCACAGCCCGCTGATGGCTCGGGCGAGCCGTGACTTCGCCGACGCGCTGGCGGACCGACGATTCGGCCGGGCCGGGCTGCCCGTCTGGTCGAACCGCACCGCGGGCCGCTATCCCGAGGACCCGACCGAGGTCGGCGCCGAACTCGCCGCTCACCTCACGGCTCCGGTGCGCTTCGTCGATCAGATCGAGGCCATGTACGAGGCGGGTGCCCGCGTCTTCGTCGAGGCGGGTCCGGGCACCGTCCTCACCCGCCTGACGACGGCGGTGCTGGGCGACCGACCGCATCTGGCGGCATCGGGTGAGGACGCCGGTCCCGGCCTCGGCGGCTTCCTCGATCTGCTGGCTCGTCTCGCCGTCGCGGGCGTCCCGGTGCGCGCGGCCGGGTTGACGGCGGGCCGGGGAGCCCGCGTCATCACCCCGACCGCCGCGCTCCGCGAGATCCCGACGGCGGGCCGGGCCGTAGCCCCGCACCTGCGAACACTCGTCGGGCCGGGTGCCAGGACCACCGGTGACGTGCCGCCGCCGCGCCCCGGGTGGGCCGTGGACGGACGTTCGGTCCGCACCTTCGAAGGCGCGCATCTTCCCGACGGGCTTCGACCGGCCCGACGCATCCAGGAGGACGTCATCACCATCCATCGCGACCCAGCGCCCCGAGGCGACGCCGAGCGGCTCGTCACCGACTTCCTGCGGTCGAGCAGGGAGATGCTCGCCGCACAACGTGACGTCCTGATGGCCTACTTCGGGGCGGATTCGTCCGCCCCCGCGCCCTCCCCGCCGAGCCTCGAACCGGCGGACGTCCGGGCCGTCGAGGCCGCCGCCGCGCGCTCCCGCGTGGACGGCGCGGCCGACACGGCCGGAATCGCGCGGACGTCGGCGTCCGCCGACCACGCCGTGCCTGCCGCTGTGGCCGACGACGACTCGGCGCGGTCGACGATCGACATCCCGGCACTGGTACTCACGGTGATCAGCGAGCGGACCGGCTATCCGGTGGACCTGATCGATCCCGATCTCGACCTGGAGGCGGACTTCAGCATCGACTCGATCAAACGGACCGAGATAGCCGGCGAGTTGATCGCCAGGGTCGGTCTCGACGTCGACACGATGCCCGCGGCGGACGTCGACGAACTGACCAAGGCCAGGACGACGGTCGCGATCGCCGACTGGCTGACGCGGCGTCGCGACGCAGGCGCGGCGCCGAGGGACGGGCGGCCCGATGCCGAGTCCCGATCTACGGTGCCGCCGGAGCGCACGGTGCCCGCTGCGGTCCGCCTCGGCGCGGGCTCACCCGCCGGGCACGAGTCCGGCCGGTCCGATCGCCCGGCGGTCGACTCCGCCGCGACCGGCGCGGGTCCCGGTGCAGGCCTCGTCCCGGCCGATCTCGTCGACCTCCGCCCCGTCGGCCGAGGGCAGGCGCCGGGCACGGTCACGAATGCCGCCGAGTCCGACGTCACCCCGGCGGCCGCCCCGGACTCCACCGCGGCCGCCGCTCCGGTCGTGCCGCCGGTCGGTGCCGGACTCCCGCCCGCACCGACGCACCTCGAACAGCGGCCCGCCCGGACGGCCCCGGATTCCGGCGACGCCCCCGGCCTCGCGTCGGAACGCGATGCCGACCGTCGACCGGCGGCGGCTTCACCGGGTCGGGAGCCGGTGCGACACGTCTGGGGCGCCGTCGAGTTGGCCTCCCTCGCCGAGATCGCCCCGCAGGCGTTGGCAGGCACTCGGTTCGCGGTGTTCGGCGCCCCGAGTCCGATTCGGACGGAGCTGCACGGCCTGCTGGAACGACACGGCTGCTCCGTGTTCCTGGGCACGGCGGGCGGCAGGCTGCCCGACGACGAGCCGCCCGCCGACGGCGTGATCCGACTCGACGCGGTGGACGTCGGAGACCCCGTCCTGCCGGACCTGTTCGGCCCCGTCAAGGCCGCGCTGATCCGGCCGCCGAAATGGTTCGCGGTGCTGAGTCACGCCGATGTCGACGACCGTGCCGCCACCGTCAACGCGGCGGGCCTGCGCGGGTTGATGCGTACCGTGGCCAGGGAGTATCCCGAGACGGTCGTCCGGCTGATCGAGTTCGCGCCCGCCGCCGACGCGGCCAGTGTCTCGGCCTCGGTCGTCACCGAACTGCTGGGCGAACGCCGGACGGACCCGCCGGTGGTCCGGCTCGACGGCGAGGTCCGGCGGGCCAGGCTGCCCATCCGGGCCGACCTCGGTCTGGTCGCGACCACGGGAGCGGGCCCCGGCGCGGACGCGCGACAGGAGGCCCGGCTGCTCGGCTTGGACGACGACGCGGTGCTGCTCGTCGTCGGCGGCGGCCGGGGCATCACCGCCCGGTCGGCGACCTCGCTGGCGGCGGGCGGCGCTCGGGTGCACCTGGCGGGCCGGACCGCGCCGCCGACGGCGCCGGAGCCCCTCGCGACGGCGGGCGTCGCCGACCTCGCCGGGCTCCGGGCCGCGCTGGCCTCGGCGGGCGGCTTCGGCTCGCCCGCGGAGGTCGACGCGGCGGCCAGGGCGGTCCTCGCTCGTCGGGAGATCGACGCGACGCTCGCCGAACTGCGGCGCTGCTCCGCCGAGGTGGCGTATCACCAGCTCGACGTGCTCGACCCGGAGTCGGTGCATCAACTGGTGAAGGAGCTGTACACCAGGCACGGCCGCATCGACGGCGTCGTGTTCGGCGCGGGCACCATCGAGGACCGGCTGCTGGCGCAGACCGACGGCGCGGCGTTCCGTCGGGTGTACGACACGAAGGTGTCGGGGGCCTCGGCGCTGCTCTCCGCGCTGGCGACGCTGCCGACGGCCCCGAGTTTCGTGGTGCTGTTCGGCAGCATCTCCGCCGTCCTGGGCAACCGGGGACAGGCGGCCTATGCGGCGGGCAACGACGCCCTGGAGGCCCTGGGCAACGCCTACGCGGTGCGGACGGGCGCCAGGACCATCACCGTCCACTGGGGACCATGGGCGCCCGACGGCGTGCATCGGGGGATGGTCTCCGACGAGCTGGGCCGTGAGTTCGCCCGCCAGGGACTGGACATGATCGACCCGGCGGCGGGAGTCGACGCGCTCACCCGCGAGCTGCTGTGGGGCGACCCCACCGCACGCTCGGTCCTGTACGCCCCGCAGGGGTGGGTCAACCCGTGA
- a CDS encoding Gfo/Idh/MocA family protein — MIGTGDIADGRHLPALAASADVEVVAAVDVDPDRARDRAARWNIPSSYSDVETMLTREQPDLVVICTPPAVHREQAVAALRAGAWVWCEKPPCRSLAEYDEITAAEGGSQTTAAEGGSQTPAAEGGDRTQVGPYAAFVFQHRFGSGAEHARHLISEGRLGAPYVALCQTTWYRDDAYYAVPWRGRWDTEGGGPAMGHGIHQVDLLLELMGDWIEVRAMAGRLARDVQTEDVSTALVHFASGAMGSVVNSVLSPQETSRIRVDLADATVELNHVYGYTNDDWTYTPARHVPAEQVASWGTPSTDETGSHAAQLADVLAAMRAGRRPRCSGADGRRSLEFTTAMYKAAVTGRPVRAGEIVEGDPFYTDPSGGRTDWTLGAPSGGHSGPGRTTSDGD, encoded by the coding sequence GTGATCGGCACCGGCGACATCGCCGACGGCAGGCATCTGCCCGCGCTGGCGGCCTCGGCCGACGTCGAGGTCGTCGCCGCCGTGGACGTCGACCCGGATCGGGCTCGCGACCGCGCCGCCAGATGGAACATCCCGTCGTCCTATTCGGACGTCGAGACCATGCTGACACGGGAACAGCCTGATCTGGTCGTCATCTGCACGCCGCCCGCCGTACATCGGGAGCAGGCGGTCGCCGCCTTACGCGCGGGGGCCTGGGTGTGGTGTGAGAAGCCGCCGTGCCGGTCGCTGGCGGAGTACGACGAGATCACCGCCGCCGAAGGCGGCAGTCAGACAACCGCCGCCGAAGGCGGCAGTCAGACCCCGGCCGCCGAAGGCGGCGATCGGACCCAGGTCGGCCCGTACGCCGCCTTCGTCTTTCAACACCGCTTCGGTTCCGGCGCCGAACACGCCAGGCACCTGATCTCCGAGGGCAGGCTGGGCGCTCCGTACGTCGCGCTGTGTCAGACCACGTGGTACCGCGACGACGCCTACTACGCCGTTCCGTGGCGTGGCCGGTGGGACACCGAGGGCGGCGGACCCGCGATGGGGCACGGCATCCACCAGGTCGACCTGCTCCTGGAGTTGATGGGCGACTGGATCGAGGTGCGGGCGATGGCGGGTCGACTCGCCAGGGACGTCCAGACCGAGGACGTCTCCACCGCGCTGGTGCACTTCGCCTCGGGCGCCATGGGATCGGTCGTCAACAGCGTGCTCTCGCCGCAGGAGACGAGCCGCATCCGGGTGGATCTCGCGGATGCCACCGTGGAGCTGAACCACGTGTACGGCTACACGAACGACGACTGGACCTACACGCCCGCCCGGCACGTCCCGGCCGAGCAGGTCGCGAGCTGGGGCACGCCGAGCACCGACGAGACCGGGTCCCACGCGGCGCAGCTCGCCGACGTGCTCGCCGCCATGCGCGCAGGCCGCAGGCCGAGGTGCAGCGGTGCGGACGGCAGGCGGAGCCTGGAGTTCACCACCGCGATGTACAAGGCCGCGGTGACGGGACGTCCGGTGCGCGCGGGCGAGATCGTCGAAGGCGACCCGTTCTACACCGATCCCAGCGGCGGCCGCACCGACTGGACGCTCGGCGCACCGTCGGGGGGCCACAGCGGCCCTGGGCGCACGACATCAGACGGCGACTGA
- a CDS encoding PmoA family protein, with protein sequence MGILHVRHELGAEIVVEAAGVAVLSYVYRPDPSAFESPKPYCHPLRTLAGDVVTDYRPNDHRWHKGLQLTASHVSGDNFWGGVSYVRDEGYVVKDNIGRMRHDGFDAVDATEDRLDVVERLTWLNSGEETWAREVRRLSVHDVDVEDGSWTLTWHSTITNVRDTELRFGSPTTEGRPMAGYTGLAWRGPRAFRDGTVLTPNGLDAAGLMGQHADWVAYSGEHDGVDRHSTLVFQEGPRNAATPAHWFVRSDPFAVVNPSWAFYEELVLPPGAALDREYRVVVADGAWSADRVARTLAERTWS encoded by the coding sequence GTGGGCATCCTGCACGTGCGGCACGAACTGGGCGCGGAGATCGTGGTGGAGGCGGCGGGCGTGGCGGTCCTGTCCTACGTCTATCGACCGGACCCGAGCGCGTTCGAGTCGCCCAAGCCCTACTGTCATCCGCTGCGCACCCTGGCGGGCGACGTGGTGACCGACTACCGACCCAACGACCACCGCTGGCACAAGGGGCTGCAGCTCACCGCGTCGCACGTGTCCGGCGACAACTTCTGGGGCGGGGTGAGCTATGTCCGCGACGAGGGGTACGTGGTCAAGGACAACATCGGTCGGATGCGGCACGACGGCTTCGACGCCGTCGACGCCACCGAGGACCGACTCGACGTCGTCGAGCGTCTCACCTGGCTGAACTCCGGTGAGGAGACGTGGGCGCGGGAGGTCCGTCGCCTCTCCGTGCACGACGTCGACGTCGAGGACGGTTCCTGGACGCTGACCTGGCACAGCACGATCACCAACGTGCGAGACACGGAGCTGCGCTTCGGCAGCCCCACCACCGAGGGCAGGCCGATGGCGGGATACACCGGCCTGGCCTGGCGCGGGCCGCGGGCGTTCCGGGACGGCACCGTGCTCACGCCGAACGGCCTCGACGCCGCAGGCCTGATGGGGCAGCACGCGGACTGGGTGGCGTACTCGGGCGAGCACGACGGCGTCGACCGGCACTCGACGCTCGTCTTCCAGGAGGGCCCGCGCAACGCGGCGACCCCGGCGCACTGGTTCGTCCGGTCGGATCCGTTCGCCGTGGTCAATCCGAGCTGGGCGTTCTACGAGGAGCTCGTGCTGCCGCCCGGCGCGGCGCTCGACCGGGAGTACCGCGTGGTGGTGGCCGACGGCGCCTGGTCCGCGGACCGTGTCGCTCGCACGCTGGCGGAACGGACGTGGTCCTGA